From the genome of Synergistetes bacterium HGW-Synergistetes-1, one region includes:
- a CDS encoding phospho-N-acetylmuramoyl-pentapeptide-transferase, with protein MYTEFVMVFTLSFFAEIFFQQLWIKKMHGLKIEQVTKLYGPSWHEKTKTGTPTMGGIIFVPVFLVSIYAGSFLSTFADLNTLAKIALYPVLAAVVGFWDDWIKYSRRSSDGLKSMEKLVLQIIVTIPWAVWVTPDSMLLFPTILIPRYVGIGLITFTGVGLQNAVNVTDGLDGLAAGSVLISLLGALSFLGGEPSVIISIGSAAGICLGFLWHNSCPASVFMGDVGAHFFAGLLLSLCVVSGAFIFIIPISFIFGLEIISVAIQIISIRSFNKKIFLMSPVHHHFEMLGWKETQIVTRFWIVHAAGMLILMSLLFLLIFMV; from the coding sequence ATGTACACTGAATTTGTGATGGTCTTCACTTTGTCCTTTTTTGCTGAAATATTTTTTCAGCAGTTATGGATAAAGAAAATGCACGGATTGAAAATAGAGCAGGTAACAAAGCTCTATGGACCGTCATGGCATGAAAAAACCAAAACTGGCACTCCGACAATGGGCGGTATTATTTTTGTTCCGGTTTTCCTTGTTTCCATATATGCAGGATCTTTTCTGAGCACATTTGCTGACCTGAATACACTTGCAAAAATAGCACTTTATCCCGTGCTAGCAGCAGTGGTAGGTTTCTGGGACGACTGGATCAAATATTCCAGAAGATCAAGCGACGGTCTTAAAAGCATGGAAAAACTTGTCCTTCAGATAATAGTGACCATTCCATGGGCTGTGTGGGTCACACCTGACTCTATGCTGCTTTTTCCGACGATCCTGATACCCCGGTATGTGGGGATCGGGCTTATCACCTTCACGGGTGTTGGACTTCAGAACGCGGTCAATGTAACCGACGGTCTTGACGGACTTGCTGCCGGATCTGTACTGATCTCGCTCCTTGGAGCACTCTCTTTTCTGGGTGGTGAACCCTCCGTGATCATCTCGATCGGTTCTGCAGCCGGCATATGTTTAGGTTTTTTATGGCATAATTCATGCCCGGCGAGTGTTTTTATGGGTGATGTAGGGGCGCATTTCTTTGCCGGACTGCTTCTTTCCCTCTGTGTAGTATCAGGAGCTTTTATTTTTATCATTCCCATTTCGTTCATATTCGGACTGGAGATAATTTCCGTCGCAATTCAGATAATCTCAATTAGATCATTCAACAAAAAAATATTTCTTATGAGTCCTGTCCATCACCATTTTGAAATGCTGGGATGGAAAGAGACCCAGATAGTCACACGTTTCTGGATAGTTCACGCAGCAGGTATGCTTATTTTGATGTCGCTGTTGTTTTTATTGATATTTATGGTATAA
- the murC gene encoding UDP-N-acetylmuramate--L-alanine ligase, producing the protein MVLVTDKDLKTKNIHLMGIGGAGMSGLAILLDQIGARVSGCDMIQTSYMKGLKKRNIPIEMGHDAKHIDDFMPNILVYSSAIPQDHSEILKAWQQGITVSRRAEILSLIFNSRRGVGIAGTHGKTTTSSMISLIAELADIDPTVAIGGELADIGTNAKLGQGEYMVAELDESDRSFVYFHPEIAVVTNIDWDHRDHYMTFKSVTDAFAEFLAHRKEGGKNIICMEDPGVNTLCSDYGISDGVITYGWGTGWDWGATEVQHNDGGGVSYTLNMKGERIERMILSVSGEHNVLNSLAACAAAHEMGIPIEKVKNALLGFKGAKRRLQKMGEVSDILVYDDYGHHPSEICATLSTVRKIFPKRRIVTVFQPHRFSRTAALYKEFAEALSLADRAFILPVYGSDEMPIEGVTSKMIFDAASEDNRAHYELSGNFDDLVRSVCVTARSGDVILTIGAGSVGTLGKKICETLELMSKEEGIE; encoded by the coding sequence TTGGTACTTGTTACTGACAAAGACCTAAAAACGAAGAATATCCACCTGATGGGGATAGGCGGGGCAGGAATGAGCGGCCTGGCCATCCTGCTTGATCAGATCGGCGCCAGGGTCTCAGGGTGTGACATGATACAGACCTCATACATGAAAGGTCTGAAGAAAAGGAACATTCCTATAGAGATGGGACACGATGCAAAACATATAGATGACTTTATGCCAAATATTCTTGTCTATTCAAGCGCCATCCCCCAGGACCACTCTGAAATATTGAAGGCGTGGCAGCAGGGTATAACTGTTTCCCGCAGGGCAGAAATACTCAGCCTGATATTCAATTCAAGGAGAGGTGTCGGGATCGCCGGTACTCATGGCAAGACAACGACTTCTTCAATGATCTCGCTCATTGCTGAACTTGCAGATATAGATCCAACTGTGGCAATTGGGGGAGAATTGGCTGACATAGGCACCAACGCCAAACTCGGACAGGGTGAGTACATGGTTGCCGAGCTTGATGAAAGCGACCGCTCCTTCGTATATTTCCATCCAGAGATAGCAGTGGTGACAAATATTGACTGGGATCACAGGGATCACTATATGACATTCAAATCTGTAACAGATGCTTTCGCTGAATTTTTAGCCCACAGAAAAGAGGGCGGCAAAAACATAATCTGCATGGAAGATCCCGGTGTAAACACCCTCTGTTCCGATTATGGCATTTCTGATGGAGTGATCACATACGGATGGGGAACAGGTTGGGATTGGGGAGCGACAGAGGTACAGCACAACGATGGCGGAGGTGTCTCATATACCCTCAACATGAAGGGTGAGAGGATAGAAAGGATGATCCTTTCTGTTTCCGGGGAACACAATGTGCTTAACTCGCTTGCGGCATGCGCTGCCGCTCATGAGATGGGGATCCCCATTGAAAAAGTGAAAAACGCACTCTTAGGATTCAAAGGGGCAAAACGCCGCCTGCAGAAGATGGGAGAAGTAAGCGACATCCTTGTATACGATGACTATGGTCACCATCCCAGTGAGATCTGTGCTACCCTTAGCACTGTGCGTAAAATATTCCCCAAGAGAAGGATAGTCACCGTTTTTCAGCCACATCGTTTCAGCAGGACAGCAGCACTATACAAAGAATTTGCAGAGGCGCTTTCTCTTGCAGACAGAGCATTTATACTCCCGGTGTACGGTTCCGACGAGATGCCGATCGAAGGCGTTACTTCCAAGATGATCTTCGATGCTGCATCAGAGGACAACAGGGCACATTATGAACTCTCCGGCAATTTTGACGACCTCGTCCGTTCCGTTTGTGTGACCGCCAGGAGCGGCGATGTTATCCTCACCATAGGAGCCGGGAGCGTAGGTACACTCGGTAAAAAAATATGCGAGACACTTGAACTGATGAGCAAAGAAGAGGGGATAGAGTGA
- the murB gene encoding UDP-N-acetylenolpyruvoylglucosamine reductase — protein MQRDHPLKDLNTWGVGGVCKTFDSPRTAEEASESVAAVLNQDLRLYVLGGGSNVLVSDEPIKAAVVHTEKLDFIKLTRSGNGESIEIEAGAGVSVKKLLALTIEERLGGLEFLTGIPGTLGGALWGNAGACGCGFSGLIKEVCAVDWNARTIRLGEDLFQWRYRSCPVDESIVALITSCVISLKTTPKEMIFNNIKRFAGMKKGQPLGKKTAGCVFKNPPGMSAGLLLDECGCKGMRIGGAVVSGYHANFIENDGDASSRDIYTLCELCREMVLKLHGVNLEYEIKFLGNFKKD, from the coding sequence TTGCAGAGGGACCATCCTCTAAAAGATCTGAATACATGGGGAGTAGGAGGTGTCTGTAAGACATTTGACTCGCCAAGGACAGCGGAAGAAGCCTCTGAGTCTGTTGCTGCAGTCTTAAATCAAGATCTCCGGCTCTATGTGCTTGGAGGCGGGTCCAACGTGCTTGTATCCGACGAGCCGATCAAAGCTGCGGTGGTCCATACCGAAAAATTAGATTTCATCAAACTAACAAGGTCAGGAAACGGCGAAAGCATTGAAATAGAGGCAGGAGCCGGAGTATCTGTGAAAAAACTTCTTGCTCTCACAATTGAAGAACGACTGGGTGGCCTGGAATTTTTGACCGGTATCCCTGGTACACTGGGTGGAGCTTTGTGGGGCAATGCCGGCGCGTGCGGATGCGGATTCAGCGGCCTTATCAAAGAGGTTTGCGCTGTTGACTGGAATGCGCGCACGATCAGGCTTGGCGAAGATCTGTTTCAATGGAGATATCGCTCATGTCCTGTAGACGAAAGTATCGTAGCACTTATAACATCATGTGTGATCTCATTAAAAACCACACCGAAGGAAATGATCTTTAATAATATCAAAAGGTTTGCCGGAATGAAAAAGGGCCAGCCTCTGGGAAAAAAGACAGCCGGATGTGTGTTCAAAAACCCTCCGGGAATGTCTGCTGGCCTCCTGCTTGATGAATGCGGCTGCAAAGGTATGAGGATAGGCGGGGCCGTAGTTTCGGGTTATCATGCAAATTTTATTGAAAATGACGGGGATGCCTCATCCCGGGACATATATACACTTTGTGAGCTTTGTAGGGAGATGGTCCTGAAGCTGCATGGGGTAAATCTGGAATATGAAATTAAATTTCTGGGCAATTTCAAGAAGGACTAA
- a CDS encoding cell cycle protein: MEEVRENKKKFRINPFIWVIPLILSGVGILMITSTTSPNSFTLTGTPFQMGIKQAQWLLVALTGMFVVFAIPLRFWFKLSAPILILTWVMCWLPLIPGVGMNVGGASRWINVPGSSVSIQPGELLCLAVALHLAKLLSRWNKDPGKAFLSTIILVVLAAVPLSLQPDLGTIILIFLVSMGMYVERIGWKWPVIAGGLLGGCIFPMLIFFEPYRMRRVSAFLDPWSDPLDKGFQAIQGLIAFSNGGFWGAGLGHGFQKLNYLPAAYTDFIYAAIGEELGLMGTLGVIGLFAFWVSQTKMIYYRVPDGFKTSLTWGVTLTVVIPLVINVAGVTKLIPLTGMPLPFISYGGTSLLTMWSRIGIMLRLEKESYLREG; encoded by the coding sequence ATGGAAGAAGTTAGGGAGAATAAAAAGAAATTCAGGATCAACCCATTTATTTGGGTCATCCCCCTGATTTTGAGTGGGGTAGGGATTCTTATGATAACTTCGACAACAAGCCCGAATTCTTTTACCCTTACAGGGACTCCCTTTCAGATGGGAATAAAACAGGCACAATGGCTTCTTGTCGCGCTAACGGGAATGTTTGTGGTCTTTGCCATACCTCTGCGATTCTGGTTCAAATTGAGTGCTCCCATACTGATATTGACCTGGGTGATGTGCTGGCTGCCGCTTATTCCGGGGGTAGGCATGAATGTGGGAGGGGCCAGCCGATGGATAAATGTTCCAGGATCATCTGTCTCCATCCAGCCTGGGGAGCTGCTTTGCCTTGCGGTAGCACTCCACCTTGCAAAGCTGCTTTCAAGATGGAACAAAGACCCTGGAAAAGCATTTTTATCTACGATAATACTTGTGGTGCTTGCTGCAGTACCGCTTTCACTGCAGCCTGATCTCGGAACGATAATATTGATTTTTTTAGTCTCCATGGGTATGTACGTGGAAAGGATAGGATGGAAGTGGCCTGTTATCGCAGGCGGACTGCTTGGCGGCTGTATTTTCCCGATGCTGATTTTTTTTGAGCCTTACAGGATGAGGAGAGTTTCAGCATTCCTGGATCCCTGGAGTGATCCGCTTGATAAGGGTTTTCAGGCGATACAGGGACTTATTGCATTTTCCAATGGAGGATTTTGGGGCGCCGGGTTGGGACATGGTTTTCAGAAACTCAACTACCTGCCTGCGGCATACACCGATTTTATTTATGCTGCTATAGGAGAAGAGCTTGGCCTTATGGGTACGTTGGGCGTTATAGGACTTTTCGCATTCTGGGTAAGCCAGACGAAAATGATCTACTACAGGGTCCCTGACGGCTTTAAGACGTCCCTTACATGGGGAGTCACTCTTACAGTGGTGATTCCGCTGGTAATAAACGTGGCGGGAGTGACAAAGCTCATCCCATTGACCGGGATGCCGCTTCCTTTTATCAGTTACGGCGGCACTTCACTTTTGACAATGTGGTCCAGGATAGGAATAATGCTTCGCCTGGAAAAAGAGAGCTATCTGAGAGAGGGATAG
- a CDS encoding UDP-N-acetylglucosamine--LPS N-acetylglucosamine transferase, whose amino-acid sequence MTTRLLLVAGGTGGHIWPAISFGQWIGKNKPDVSVSYICGKRPLELEIYSSAAIEPYKLQIDGSPFSGQGLDKIKRTYSQLSAIKKSVDFLRFSAPDCVLLFGGYVSFPMLMACKILRIPFAVHEQNAYAGKVSRIASKMGAEIFSGWRECLPLPFSKYTRIGVPVREFPQVPPKDAWNELGLQGELPNGPRLLVFSGSLGSTSIKDLVMDISSEEDFADWTLILPAVSEIAEKVKENVFLLPRVWKTELLYSLADMAIVRGGGSTLTEVSVLGIPSLVIPWEGAADNHQYHNAVSFSSENRAILWDGRGTGKDFAKSLIRLYDIHLDKNNIERGKQYNSAGQICQDLWLALSSCY is encoded by the coding sequence ATGACGACCAGATTGCTTCTTGTAGCAGGAGGAACAGGCGGCCATATATGGCCGGCAATATCTTTCGGACAATGGATCGGGAAAAACAAACCTGATGTGTCTGTCTCATATATTTGTGGAAAGCGCCCTCTTGAACTTGAGATATACAGTTCTGCTGCCATAGAGCCATATAAGCTGCAGATCGACGGCTCTCCGTTTTCCGGGCAGGGGCTGGATAAGATCAAAAGAACATACAGCCAGCTTTCAGCAATAAAAAAATCGGTCGATTTCCTCAGGTTTTCGGCCCCGGACTGTGTACTGCTCTTTGGTGGGTATGTATCCTTTCCTATGCTTATGGCCTGCAAGATACTCAGGATACCTTTTGCGGTACACGAGCAGAATGCCTACGCAGGAAAGGTTTCGAGGATAGCATCAAAGATGGGAGCTGAGATTTTTTCAGGCTGGCGCGAATGTCTGCCTCTGCCTTTTTCGAAATACACAAGGATAGGAGTGCCTGTGAGGGAATTTCCCCAAGTTCCTCCGAAGGATGCATGGAATGAACTTGGATTGCAGGGAGAGCTCCCGAACGGTCCAAGGCTTCTGGTATTTTCAGGCTCGCTTGGCAGTACTTCTATAAAAGATCTTGTAATGGATATATCCTCGGAGGAAGATTTTGCAGACTGGACATTAATTCTCCCAGCCGTCTCTGAAATAGCGGAGAAAGTAAAAGAAAATGTATTCCTTCTTCCCAGGGTCTGGAAGACAGAACTTCTATACAGCCTGGCGGACATGGCAATAGTCAGGGGCGGAGGATCTACTCTCACAGAGGTCTCAGTCCTTGGGATACCATCTCTTGTGATACCCTGGGAAGGCGCCGCGGACAATCATCAGTATCACAACGCGGTCTCCTTTTCCTCAGAGAACAGAGCTATATTATGGGACGGCAGGGGAACAGGCAAGGATTTTGCCAAAAGCCTGATCAGACTGTATGATATCCACTTGGATAAAAACAACATTGAACGAGGAAAACAGTATAATAGCGCAGGGCAGATATGCCAGGACCTTTGGCTTGCGCTTTCTTCCTGTTATTGA
- the murD gene encoding UDP-N-acetylmuramoyl-L-alanine--D-glutamate ligase, protein MENNTVYKGKRVSVIGAGVSGRSLAELARKLGAEVFVSDLKKITEESVKAFDVMGIDWEEEGNTERVLACDEILLSSGVSQDIPILKLAVSKGIPVTGELDFVYPYMSGKIIAVTGSNGKTTTASMTGFLLERSGAASMTGGNIGNPAANAAYEKNDFLVLELSSFQLNKVNKFKCDIAVVTNLAPDHIDWHGSYEKYVEAKANVIRSLAPNGNAIYQYRDSKELNVPEGMGYPLSWGKSDNSKKGIYIDRESSAVFICVKEEEEPIRLFDFDAVKLLGSHNIENTAMASAALVLLGHGPADPAIISDYQPPKHRCAFAGSIKGITFVDDSKGTNVAATVTAMSSLKGSKIIILGGQGKGEDYAPLAEAVLKYAKSAVLVGAEKKKIASALDAAGYVSYTIVSTMEEAVEKAYRNAVPGDTVLLSPACTSWDMYPNYGARGDHFCELAKGIIERDS, encoded by the coding sequence ATGGAGAACAATACTGTATATAAGGGCAAAAGGGTCTCTGTGATCGGCGCCGGAGTGAGCGGCAGATCACTGGCTGAACTTGCCAGAAAACTGGGAGCTGAAGTATTTGTCTCCGATCTCAAAAAGATCACTGAAGAGAGTGTAAAAGCTTTTGACGTTATGGGAATAGATTGGGAAGAGGAAGGAAATACAGAAAGGGTTCTTGCCTGTGACGAGATCCTCCTCAGTTCAGGAGTATCTCAGGATATACCCATTTTAAAGCTTGCAGTCTCCAAAGGGATCCCTGTGACAGGCGAGCTGGATTTTGTCTATCCCTACATGTCTGGCAAAATAATAGCTGTAACTGGAAGCAACGGGAAGACGACAACAGCCTCTATGACGGGGTTTCTCCTGGAAAGGTCCGGGGCGGCTTCGATGACAGGCGGCAACATTGGAAATCCCGCAGCGAATGCAGCTTATGAGAAGAATGACTTTCTGGTGCTTGAACTCAGCAGTTTCCAGCTGAACAAGGTAAATAAATTCAAATGCGATATTGCTGTTGTGACCAACCTTGCACCGGATCACATCGACTGGCACGGTTCTTACGAAAAATACGTGGAAGCAAAGGCCAACGTTATACGGTCACTTGCTCCGAACGGAAATGCTATCTACCAGTATAGGGATTCGAAAGAACTCAATGTGCCGGAGGGCATGGGGTACCCGTTAAGCTGGGGAAAGTCTGACAACAGCAAAAAAGGGATATATATAGACAGAGAAAGCTCTGCTGTTTTCATCTGCGTTAAGGAGGAAGAGGAGCCGATAAGGCTATTTGATTTCGACGCAGTTAAACTGCTCGGATCCCACAATATTGAAAATACTGCAATGGCATCGGCGGCCCTTGTGCTGCTGGGGCATGGGCCTGCGGATCCTGCAATTATCTCTGATTACCAGCCGCCAAAACATCGCTGCGCCTTTGCAGGATCGATAAAAGGAATCACATTCGTTGACGATTCGAAAGGCACTAACGTCGCGGCAACAGTGACCGCAATGAGTTCTCTGAAAGGAAGTAAAATAATAATTCTGGGAGGACAGGGCAAAGGCGAGGATTATGCGCCACTTGCTGAAGCGGTTTTGAAATATGCAAAAAGTGCTGTCCTGGTTGGTGCAGAAAAGAAAAAGATAGCATCGGCGCTTGATGCGGCCGGATATGTAAGCTATACGATAGTATCGACCATGGAAGAGGCGGTAGAAAAAGCATACAGGAACGCAGTGCCAGGAGATACAGTGCTACTCTCGCCCGCATGTACGAGCTGGGATATGTATCCTAACTACGGGGCGAGGGGAGACCATTTTTGTGAGCTGGCAAAAGGGATAATAGAGAGAGATTCTTAA